The following proteins come from a genomic window of Lentimicrobiaceae bacterium:
- a CDS encoding UvrD-helicase domain-containing protein — MKFEEYYKRFNYHKAKGRGITIYDCPKDILNDFIRENDEKDIKYKFIKTSEIDDTFQISFELKNYEILIIYQDVSINELTENIDFLINKLIYASYYLNIPIIFLSKLPKSEYILKINGDFVHKNYERVVNYLLIEQLVNLLEIVNFTFISPNMSNDLDKEFYTPIERIFKEQCEINKIDYKSQVHIENYFVDFVVNHHGKKAIVECDGRDYHNPNLDKERDKVLAKFGLPIFRFSGSELFHDANSCLQKVTQELTNNLRKTIYDLDKDLDDSQLNAINEITGPIRVLAPAGSGKTKTLINRIVHIVNNGVNPNQILALAFNKRAAQEMIDRVSQKGIITAKTLSDEGVVIKTFHSFGYEIIKDTLHWNFNGNNEAIETRNLMRNVVDRIPDIDYWLKNETVDKFLEALRRSKLELPPIENFTVELKNGEIVFEPYFKQYLNLQFSHNFFNFDDMIYLALRTILEDNVLRQRLQSQFNYILIDEFQDLNQAQILLMQVLALPTNNLFIVGDDDQMIYGFTGARIEHIVNFPKRYAFTKDFTLSTNYRSAKKIVKHSSWLIKHNSQRVDKNINAYVENPTGEFKVSLADNLYNQAVNAVNWIKQLKEEKNCNWNDFTILFRYYEFQYPIAFVLDIEKIPHSPINSQKLFRKNPGRDIYSYLSVILHPTDATPDDFKRILKRPNKYLNNNIIEIANDWNSFQNLIDVCNQNNFNLEALKIDRIQEFINQIINLRNYAQTTKSPHDILNSIIQEFDLKEYYENVANINKDVDVASDDIIIEVILSVTKTFDNINSFYEFIHNQITNPNANPIPELEANDIQNEILISTIHKTKGNEFKNVVFFNLAHNGKIIGLNEQEEERRVCYVGITRAIESIFISAPLGNYSNYLPEILKNPKFTTDDIQKINEIKNEHIFNLNTVKNEIAHNDKIIFSVKKQFPELIGESLKINIEISTRKISLKIENLNRKYPELEGSPLKSYSIFNNFFSDIRVKNIKKAQEAIEKLVKDKERIIDQLTDERKNKINEARNKVKSIESSNTDLKEKTRTIKNKIIETEDEIYYRNLLKKE, encoded by the coding sequence ATGAAATTTGAAGAATACTATAAAAGATTTAATTACCACAAAGCGAAAGGTCGAGGGATTACAATTTATGACTGTCCTAAAGATATTCTGAATGACTTTATAAGAGAGAATGATGAAAAAGATATCAAATATAAGTTCATTAAAACATCTGAGATAGACGACACTTTTCAAATTAGCTTTGAACTAAAAAACTATGAGATTTTAATAATTTATCAAGATGTTTCTATTAACGAACTAACGGAAAATATAGACTTTCTCATAAATAAATTAATTTATGCTTCCTATTACTTGAATATTCCTATCATATTCTTAAGTAAATTGCCGAAATCAGAGTATATTTTAAAAATTAATGGAGATTTTGTTCATAAAAACTATGAAAGGGTAGTTAATTATTTATTGATTGAACAACTTGTTAATTTACTTGAGATAGTAAATTTCACATTTATATCTCCAAATATGTCAAATGATTTAGACAAGGAGTTTTACACCCCAATTGAAAGAATTTTTAAAGAACAGTGTGAAATAAACAAAATTGATTATAAATCTCAAGTACATATTGAAAATTATTTTGTCGACTTTGTAGTAAACCATCACGGCAAAAAAGCTATTGTAGAATGTGATGGAAGAGATTACCATAATCCAAATTTAGACAAAGAAAGAGATAAGGTGTTAGCAAAGTTCGGTCTACCAATTTTTAGGTTTTCAGGTAGCGAATTATTTCACGATGCTAATTCTTGTTTACAAAAAGTGACACAAGAGTTAACAAATAACTTAAGAAAAACAATCTACGATTTAGATAAAGACTTAGATGATAGCCAATTAAATGCAATAAATGAAATTACAGGTCCAATAAGAGTTCTTGCTCCAGCAGGTTCTGGTAAGACAAAAACTCTTATAAATAGAATTGTTCACATAGTAAATAATGGGGTAAATCCAAATCAAATTTTGGCACTTGCTTTTAATAAAAGAGCAGCCCAAGAGATGATTGATAGAGTTAGTCAAAAAGGTATTATAACAGCTAAAACACTCTCTGATGAAGGTGTTGTTATTAAAACCTTCCATTCTTTTGGTTACGAAATCATCAAAGATACTTTACATTGGAATTTTAATGGAAATAATGAAGCCATAGAAACCAGAAATTTAATGAGGAACGTGGTTGATAGAATACCTGACATTGATTATTGGTTGAAAAATGAAACAGTTGATAAATTTTTAGAAGCATTAAGACGGTCAAAATTAGAGTTACCCCCAATTGAAAACTTTACAGTTGAATTAAAAAATGGAGAAATTGTTTTTGAACCGTATTTCAAACAGTATTTAAATCTTCAGTTTTCTCATAATTTTTTCAACTTTGACGATATGATATATCTTGCTTTGAGAACAATTCTTGAGGATAATGTTCTTCGTCAAAGACTTCAAAGTCAATTTAATTACATATTAATTGATGAATTTCAAGATTTAAACCAAGCACAAATTCTTTTGATGCAGGTACTTGCATTGCCAACTAATAATCTTTTTATTGTTGGAGATGATGACCAAATGATTTATGGATTTACGGGCGCAAGAATTGAACATATTGTTAATTTTCCTAAAAGATATGCTTTTACAAAGGATTTTACTCTTTCAACTAATTATCGTTCAGCAAAAAAAATCGTAAAGCATTCATCGTGGCTTATAAAACATAATAGCCAAAGAGTAGATAAAAATATAAATGCATATGTAGAAAATCCGACTGGTGAATTTAAGGTTTCATTGGCGGACAATTTATATAATCAAGCCGTAAATGCAGTTAATTGGATAAAACAATTAAAAGAAGAAAAAAATTGCAATTGGAATGATTTTACTATTTTATTTAGATATTATGAATTTCAATATCCTATTGCCTTTGTTTTAGATATTGAAAAAATTCCACATTCACCAATAAATAGCCAGAAATTGTTCAGAAAAAATCCAGGTAGAGATATTTACTCATATCTTTCAGTAATTCTGCATCCAACAGATGCAACTCCTGACGATTTTAAACGTATCCTAAAAAGACCAAATAAATACCTTAATAATAATATTATTGAAATTGCAAACGATTGGAATTCATTTCAGAACTTGATAGATGTTTGTAACCAAAATAATTTCAATTTAGAAGCATTGAAAATTGATAGGATACAAGAATTTATTAACCAGATTATTAATTTACGAAACTATGCTCAAACTACAAAATCCCCACACGATATTTTAAATTCTATTATACAAGAATTTGATTTAAAAGAATACTATGAAAATGTTGCCAACATAAATAAAGATGTTGATGTAGCATCAGATGATATTATTATTGAAGTTATTCTGTCAGTTACAAAGACTTTTGATAACATTAATTCTTTTTACGAATTCATACATAACCAAATTACTAATCCTAATGCTAATCCAATTCCTGAACTTGAAGCAAATGATATACAAAATGAAATTTTAATTTCAACTATACACAAAACAAAAGGAAATGAATTTAAGAATGTTGTTTTCTTCAATTTAGCACACAATGGAAAAATAATAGGTTTAAATGAACAAGAGGAGGAAAGAAGGGTTTGTTATGTTGGAATTACAAGAGCAATAGAAAGCATTTTTATTTCTGCACCCTTAGGAAATTACTCTAATTACCTACCTGAAATATTAAAGAATCCAAAATTTACTACTGATGATATTCAAAAAATAAATGAAATCAAAAATGAGCATATATTTAATCTTAACACTGTCAAAAATGAAATTGCCCATAATGATAAAATTATTTTTTCAGTAAAAAAACAATTTCCAGAATTAATTGGAGAAAGTTTAAAAATCAATATAGAAATATCCACACGTAAGATTAGTTTAAAAATTGAAAATCTAAATAGAAAATATCCTGAATTAGAAGGTTCTCCTCTTAAATCTTATTCCATCTTTAACAACTTTTTCTCAGATATTAGAGTAAAAAATATTAAAAAAGCACAAGAGGCAATTGAGAAATTAGTAAAAGACAAGGAAAGGATTATTGACCAGTTAACAGATGAAAGAAAGAATAAAATAAATGAAGCGAGAAATAAGGTGAAAAGTATTGAAAGTTCAAATACTGATTTGAAAGAAAAAACAAGAACAATAAAAAATAAAATAATAGAAACAGAGGACGAAATCTATTATAGAAACTTATTGAAGAAAGAATAA
- a CDS encoding carboxypeptidase-like regulatory domain-containing protein gives MDITKESKLSMFLVLIQWINANMQKLEHIPGFMAIFDLFKSDAGRIAEIRPEQVESKKGIAQSKTQAKQSLAVKLNSVSRKGIAYAVITLNLPLQEALRYTLTELRRAPDTTLCSIARLIIEKITPIQKELEPYGISADDISKLSALLATYDELIPMPREGQIEKKDATSQISNLFDKCDGNLVKMDALTEVIHDTDPQTYNDYWDARKVIKTAIRTMALKANATEKGRGIPIANVVFEITNTATGEKITKKTAAKGNFYLKNLMEGGYEVKIKKSGYLPQSRTIELTAGEMYLLKVELEKE, from the coding sequence ATGGATATTACTAAAGAAAGTAAGCTTAGCATGTTTCTTGTACTTATCCAATGGATTAATGCAAACATGCAAAAACTGGAACATATTCCCGGTTTCATGGCTATTTTTGACTTGTTTAAATCGGATGCCGGGAGGATAGCCGAAATCCGTCCCGAGCAGGTAGAAAGCAAGAAAGGGATAGCCCAATCCAAAACGCAGGCAAAACAAAGCCTTGCTGTAAAACTGAACTCCGTTTCGCGCAAAGGCATTGCTTATGCCGTAATCACCCTTAATCTGCCTCTGCAGGAAGCCCTTCGCTACACCCTTACCGAACTGAGACGCGCGCCCGATACCACGCTGTGCAGTATTGCCCGATTGATTATTGAAAAAATTACCCCTATTCAAAAAGAACTGGAACCTTACGGAATATCGGCAGATGACATCAGCAAGCTATCGGCTTTGCTTGCCACGTATGATGAACTGATCCCCATGCCACGCGAAGGACAGATCGAAAAAAAGGATGCAACGTCGCAAATCAGCAACCTTTTCGACAAATGCGACGGCAACCTGGTAAAGATGGATGCTCTGACAGAAGTGATACACGACACCGACCCGCAAACCTATAACGATTATTGGGATGCCCGAAAGGTGATTAAAACCGCAATTCGGACAATGGCGCTGAAAGCCAATGCAACGGAAAAAGGCAGGGGTATCCCCATAGCCAACGTAGTGTTTGAAATTACCAATACGGCCACCGGCGAAAAAATTACGAAGAAAACCGCCGCCAAGGGCAATTTTTACCTGAAAAACCTGATGGAAGGCGGCTATGAAGTTAAGATTAAAAAGAGCGGTTACCTTCCGCAATCACGTACCATTGAGCTGACTGCCGGTGAAATGTATTTACTGAAGGTGGAACTGGAAAAGGAATAA